From the Hoplias malabaricus isolate fHopMal1 chromosome 13, fHopMal1.hap1, whole genome shotgun sequence genome, the window CACCTCCATATGGTCTAACCAGCTCTCTGACCAACTGCTGCCACTCACCACAGCAGTATCCACATTCAGGAGCAATAAGAAACAATATCACAGTGCAGTGAGGTGGAGGTTAAATGGGGAGGAGTTGGACTATTACCTGGAAATGCCTCATCCATCCACCCACATTGGCAACTTAACACCTGCAAGCGCTCCCAAGCATACACACATCAGCACGTCCTCAGCCAAGAGGTAGCTCAGAAACAATACAGGCATATGACTTAATATAGCACTGTATTTAAATGATATTGAAATCTGATatgcaaatctgtctcatcatcAAGACCACAGCTGAGACAGAATATGCGCTCTACATGTTTACTTTAAACATCTTTCAGAAGAGAAAACCTCAGCATTCTATGAACACGCaataaattcaccagtgttaaattaacactgttagtcactggtgaatttactgtgaagtagaTCAGGAACAGCATGGAATGCTAAAGCTTTAAAGGCTAAAAGGTGGTAAATCACACAAAGCTTGAAAATCAACAAGCCATGTAGCTTTAAAAAAGTTATAGAAACACTGAGATTATTAAGCTTAGATAATGCCTTCAAAACAGTGACCGTGTGGTTAATCACGAATGTTTGTGGTTTATTGTCCTGTTATTAGAATATCAAACAAATTCAAGGAAATTCTGCTTTCAAGATAAGCTCATTGCATAAGTTCATTACAAGGCATCCTTCTAATTCCACATTAATGTAACAttcaaaaataatacaaagtgCCCACTTTTATGTTAGCTGACAGACACATGCAATGACATTTATGACTTTGAGGACATATCATATGTTTAGATGGAATAATTATGTTCAACAAAAAATTAACTcatgttttacaaaaaaatgaaGCAGACATTTTTGTTACAGTacagttatttttgtttaaatggaattaaaacactatACAAATGCTTTTCTGACTGACACATGCCCAGGAGAGAATGCCATTATAATAAAGACTTGTAAAGTTGGTGAATGTCTTATTTAAAGAGAGTTTACATCTGGGTTTTCAGAGAGCCATGCAGACCCTGGGCTAAGTTATTGTGCAGCCTCCCTTCTCCTTAAAGGGGTTCTTGTCTTCAGGCACTCCTTTAACTAGAGGATCTTCAGCAGACTGAGCTTCCACATATTCACAAAGTTCCTTCGCTGTTTTGGAGACCtttggatagatagatagatagatagatatcaGTTTTAGCAAAATAACCACATTATGTATATACTAATTATTATACCAGGAATTAAATCCTCAGCCAacctaatataataatatatcatacatttaaataaagctaataatttattattttttttaatggtcaaaaaaggcaggcacatgtaagaccggtgAAGATAGGCGTTagaggatttgtagccaaatcgGCCACATCCatgcttgtgcagttcagcatcaggggccggtaactaagggcagctgtgaaggagttatcagaaacagctgaaaggtctagtcagtggttgtggataaggaaaGTACAAATtatttggggaaatgcactgtagaggtgctattgGGATTGTTGGTGGTGTAGCATGTATAGTTCACATGGAGCTGGTGGCACTAaacatgcattaacggtgccagtggggctcggtacagccttagtcaccagggaggccagtgtagatttatggttgttgatactcaagggtaaggtag encodes:
- the LOC136665327 gene encoding guanine nucleotide-binding protein G(I)/G(S)/G(O) subunit gamma-T2-like, yielding MARDMSDKDILKMEIEQMQKEVKITREPVSKTAKELCEYVEAQSAEDPLVKGVPEDKNPFKEKGGCTIT